A single window of Pontibacillus chungwhensis DNA harbors:
- a CDS encoding alpha-amylase family glycosyl hydrolase, with protein sequence MKKCVLTTLVMIPFLLFYAFGAEAAEKEEGSWQDELMYFIMVDRFNNGDTSNDYNVDPKDPKAYQGGDLEGIIEKLDYIKDLGFTSIWITPIMENEPKGYHGYWISDFKKVDEHFGTMEDAKKLVEEAHKRDMKVVFDFVVNHTGYQHEWLTDPSKEDWFHEESRMVGSSQDQLENSWLSGLPDLNTENPEVKEYLFDAAEYWIEETGVDGFRLDTVKHVPKDFWKEFSEHVKSIDPDFFLMGEVWSEDPRYIAGYEEVGIDSFVDYPFFETATQIFKEPGQSVSELGNVWQRNLAFYENPHSLGTFMDNHDNKRFTRLANEAKQNPITRWKLALTYMYSAPGMPIVYYGSEIPLDGGDDPDNRRMMNFKAGDEELKQHMEQLAAIRKEFPVLTQGDFEQVIDEGAFGVFKRTYEDQTAYVAINNSKETKSAVLGEVVEGQQLRGLIYDSIVRDNGSGEYEIGLDRETADVYIVEEDTGLNWIFFGVLALVMGGFIAFVVLTSRKNKKTQSE encoded by the coding sequence ATGAAAAAGTGCGTGTTGACTACGCTCGTCATGATTCCGTTTCTTCTTTTTTACGCCTTCGGAGCCGAAGCTGCGGAAAAAGAAGAAGGAAGCTGGCAAGATGAGTTAATGTATTTTATTATGGTCGATCGGTTTAACAATGGGGATACTTCGAATGATTACAATGTAGACCCAAAAGACCCCAAAGCCTATCAAGGTGGGGATCTTGAAGGAATTATTGAGAAGCTTGATTACATTAAAGATTTAGGTTTTACATCGATTTGGATTACACCGATTATGGAAAACGAACCAAAGGGCTATCACGGCTACTGGATTAGCGATTTTAAGAAAGTAGACGAGCATTTTGGAACGATGGAAGATGCGAAGAAATTAGTAGAAGAAGCTCATAAGCGGGATATGAAAGTGGTCTTTGATTTTGTAGTGAACCACACAGGCTATCAACATGAGTGGCTCACGGATCCGTCGAAAGAGGATTGGTTCCATGAAGAGTCTCGCATGGTCGGAAGTTCACAGGACCAGCTTGAGAATTCCTGGCTTTCAGGTCTTCCGGATTTAAATACGGAAAACCCGGAAGTAAAAGAATACTTATTTGATGCAGCTGAATATTGGATAGAAGAAACAGGAGTAGACGGCTTTCGTTTAGATACCGTCAAGCACGTGCCAAAAGACTTCTGGAAGGAGTTTAGTGAGCACGTCAAAAGCATTGATCCTGATTTCTTCTTAATGGGTGAAGTGTGGAGCGAGGATCCACGCTATATTGCCGGTTATGAAGAAGTAGGCATTGATTCGTTCGTTGACTATCCATTTTTTGAAACCGCTACCCAAATCTTTAAAGAGCCGGGTCAATCGGTATCTGAACTCGGAAATGTGTGGCAGCGGAATTTAGCGTTCTATGAAAACCCTCACTCGCTCGGAACGTTCATGGATAACCATGACAACAAGCGTTTTACAAGACTTGCGAATGAGGCGAAGCAAAACCCGATTACACGCTGGAAGCTCGCTCTTACGTACATGTATTCAGCTCCAGGTATGCCGATTGTCTATTACGGGTCTGAAATTCCATTAGATGGAGGAGATGATCCAGATAATCGTCGCATGATGAATTTCAAAGCTGGAGACGAAGAATTAAAGCAACATATGGAGCAACTCGCTGCGATTCGGAAGGAGTTTCCGGTACTGACCCAAGGGGATTTTGAGCAAGTCATTGATGAAGGTGCCTTTGGCGTATTCAAACGAACCTATGAAGATCAAACGGCGTATGTGGCCATTAATAATAGTAAAGAAACGAAATCAGCTGTACTCGGCGAAGTCGTTGAAGGACAGCAGCTCAGAGGGCTGATTTACGATTCGATCGTACGAGATAATGGTAGCGGAGAGTATGAAATTGGACTTGACCGTGAAACGGCGGATGTCTATATAGTCGAAGAAGATACAGGGCTCAACTGGATTTTCTTTGGAGTACTCGCTCTTGTTATGGGAGGCTTTATAGCATTTGTTGTTCTTACTAGCCGTAAGAACAAGAAAACTCAATCAGAGTAA
- a CDS encoding sugar ABC transporter permease, producing MNKKTKSRLEMGFIYAFILFMFIIIAYPLLWTVGISLNPGTNMFSSSMIPENITFEHYKWLFTDPSSDYLIWYKNSVFVAVVNSVASVIITSFVAYAFSRYKFVGRKNGLYAFLLLQMFPALMGMVALYILLNLIGLLDNLWGLILIYVGGQIPFNAWLVKGYFDTIPRELDEAARMDGAGHFQVFFKIMLPLAKPILAVVALFNFMAPFTDFLLPRIVLSSPENFTLALGLFNFINNQFANNFTRFAAGSILIAIPIALVFLFLQRYLISGLTSGATKG from the coding sequence ATGAATAAAAAGACAAAATCTCGGCTTGAGATGGGATTCATATACGCGTTTATTTTGTTCATGTTCATCATAATCGCCTATCCGCTCCTGTGGACAGTCGGAATTTCGTTAAATCCAGGTACGAATATGTTCTCATCTTCCATGATTCCAGAGAACATTACATTTGAACACTATAAATGGTTGTTTACAGATCCAAGCAGTGATTACTTGATCTGGTATAAGAACAGTGTATTCGTAGCCGTTGTAAACTCTGTAGCGTCCGTTATCATTACGTCATTTGTAGCGTATGCATTCTCTCGTTACAAGTTCGTTGGACGAAAGAACGGACTATACGCATTCTTGCTTCTTCAAATGTTCCCGGCATTAATGGGAATGGTAGCTCTATACATTCTTTTAAACCTAATTGGATTACTAGACAACTTATGGGGCTTAATCTTAATTTACGTAGGCGGTCAAATTCCATTTAACGCATGGCTTGTTAAAGGTTACTTTGATACGATCCCTCGTGAATTAGATGAAGCAGCACGCATGGATGGTGCGGGACACTTCCAGGTATTCTTTAAAATCATGCTTCCTCTTGCGAAGCCGATCTTAGCGGTAGTGGCGCTCTTTAACTTTATGGCTCCATTTACAGACTTCTTATTACCGCGAATTGTGCTTTCAAGTCCTGAGAACTTTACATTAGCTCTTGGATTATTCAACTTTATCAACAACCAGTTTGCCAATAACTTCACTCGATTTGCGGCTGGGTCTATCTTAATTGCCATCCCGATTGCGCTCGTATTCTTATTCTTACAGCGTTACCTCATCTCCGGATTAACATCTGGTGCAACAAAAGGGTAA